The Pogona vitticeps strain Pit_001003342236 chromosome 3, PviZW2.1, whole genome shotgun sequence genome includes a window with the following:
- the ARHGAP22 gene encoding rho GTPase-activating protein 22 isoform X1, with protein MCLMPGARTFFLCHSCSLTLPGFCWMLRPCHVSKCCATTRGIFGQRLEETVQYEKKYGQHLAPLLVEQCVDFIRKHGLMEEGLFRMPGQANLVKELQDSFDSGEKPLFDSHTDVHTVASLLKLYLRELPEPVIPFTRYEDFLSCGQLLSKDRGEGTLELAKHVKNLPQANYNLLKYICNFLDEVQSHSSHNKMSVQNLATVFGPNILRSQVEDPVTIMESNSLVQHLMTALISEHGQIFADSLTKGSDNQLEAHCRCPHGVMDWISKDGRSENKLESSIVSPVNFPPEAPSPATAAVIQEGHGKRTCDRSAANPSKGGQMFPTWKYSFQPQDAESLRHKMGGTLLNSPSLPSSGNWLMNGLYSLHGHYRPSSGGLLKDSRSSQRLSIYDNVPISTPSFSTHINTNNVTRSTSSCEISATIDSISSCAAHRATDSSTFSSLPMEWVTYNSLLHSESSQGDSMERPEEPSSSNSDQNSLAIAPKGAADCSGDLQSLIAELKAKLSKQRAEYESTLKRTEKTSTELRMKVARLEEELDQEKKKYMLLEIKLRNSERARKDADRRNYLLQEEMETFFTTLGNLTLEGALANIPK; from the exons ATGTGTCTGATGCCTGGAGCCAGGACCTTCTTCCTTTGTCATTCCTGTTCTCTCACATTGCCAGGCTTCTGTTGGATGCTGCGGCCCTGCCATGTATCCAAGTGCTGTGCCACGACCAGAG GGATATTTGGCCAGCGCTTGGAAGAGACAGTCCAATATGAAAAGAAATATGGACAGCACCTGGCTCCACTGTTGGTGGAGCAATGTGTGGACTTTATCCGGAAGCATGGCCTCATGGAGGAAGGACTCTTCCGCATGCCTGGGCAAGCCAATCTGGTGAAAGAGCTCCAGGACTCCTTTGACTCTGGAGAAAAGCCCTTGTTTGACAG CCACACTGATGTTCACACAGTTGCATCCCTGTTGAAACTTTATCTCCGAGAACTTCCAGAGCCAGTCATTCCTTTCACCCGATATGAAGACTTCCTTTCCTGTGGGCAACTGCTTTCCAAGGACAGAGGGGAG GGGACTTTGGAATTGGCAAAACATGTGAAAAATCTTCCGCAAGCCAACTACAACCTTCTCAAGTACATCTGCAA TTTCCTCGATGAAGTTCAGTCTCACTCCAGCCATAACAAGATGAGCGTCCAGAATCTTGCCACTGTGTTTGGTCCAAATATTCTTCGGTCACAAGTAGAAGACCCGGTAACTATAATGGAAA GTAATTCCCTGGTTCAGCACTTGATGACTGCTTTGATAAGTGAGCATGGGCAGATTTTTGCCGACTCTCTCACGAAGGGCTCAGACAATCAACTGGAAGCTCACTGCCGGTGTCCACATGGTGTCATGGACTGGATCTCAAAGGACGGCAGGTCAGAAAACAAGCTAGAAAGCAGCATTGTCAGCCCTGTTAACTTCCCTCCAGAGGCACCATCTCCTGCAACTGCCGCTGTCATTCAGGAAGGACACGGCAAAAGGACTTGTGACCGCTCTGCGGCCAACCCCAGCAAGGGAGGGCAGATGTTTCCCACTTGGAAATACTCCTTTCAGCCACAGGATGCTGAATCACTCAGGCACAAAATGGGTGGCACTCTGTTGAACAGCCCAAGCTTGCCTTCAAGTGGGAACTGGCTAATGAATGGATTGTACTCCCTTCATGGACACTATAGGCCATCCTCCGGAGGGCTGCTCAAAGACTCAAGATCATCCCAAAGACTTTCTATCTATGACAATGTCCCCATTTCCACTCCCTCTTTCAGTACGCACATTAACACTAATAATGTCACACGGTCAACGTCTTCTTGTGAAATCTCAGCTACCATTGATTCAATCAGTAGCTGTGCTGCCCACCGGGCAACAGACTCCTCAACTTTCAGCTCTCTTCCAATGGAGTGGGTGACCTATAACTCCTTGCTGCACAGTGAAAGCTCCCAAGGGGACAGCATGGAGAGGCCAGAAGaacccagcagcagcaacagtgacCAAAACAGCCTGGCAATTGCTCCCAAAGGTGCAGCTGATTGCTCTGGAGACCTCCAGAGTCTCATCGCTGAGCTGAAAGCAAAGCTGAGCAAACAAAGGGCTGAGTACGAGTCTACCCTCAAAAG AACAGAGAAAACAAGCACAGAACTGAGGATGAAGGTGGCAAGATTAGAAGAGGAGCTggatcaagaaaagaagaaatatatgCTGCTGGAGATCAAGCTGAGGAACTCTGAGCGGGCACGGAAAGATGCAGATAGAAGAAACTATCTCTTGCAAGAAGAGATGGAAACCTTCTTCACAACATTAGGGAATTTAACTTTAGAAGGAGCATTGGCTAACATCCCAAAATAA
- the ARHGAP22 gene encoding rho GTPase-activating protein 22 isoform X2, with protein sequence MCLMPGARTFFLCHSCSLTLPGFCWMLRPCHVSKCCATTRGIFGQRLEETVQYEKKYGQHLAPLLVEQCVDFIRKHGLMEEGLFRMPGQANLVKELQDSFDSGEKPLFDSHTDVHTVASLLKLYLRELPEPVIPFTRYEDFLSCGQLLSKDRGEGTLELAKHVKNLPQANYNLLKYICNFLDEVQSHSSHNKMSVQNLATVFGPNILRSQVEDPVTIMESNSLVQHLMTALISEHGQIFADSLTKGSDNQLEAHCRCPHGVMDWISKDGRSENKLESSIVSPVNFPPEAPSPATAAVIQEGHGKRTCDRSAANPSKGGQMFPTWKYSFQPQDAESLRHKMGGTLLNSPSLPSSGNWLMNGLYSLHGHYRPSSGGLLKDSRSSQRLSIYDNVPISTPSFSTHINTNNVTRSTSSCEISATIDSISSCAAHRATDSSTFSSLPMEWVTYNSLLHSESSQGDSMERPEEPSSSNSDQNSLAIAPKGAADCSGDLQSLIAELKAKLSKQRAEYESTLKRENKHRTEDEGGKIRRGAGSRKEEIYAAGDQAEEL encoded by the exons ATGTGTCTGATGCCTGGAGCCAGGACCTTCTTCCTTTGTCATTCCTGTTCTCTCACATTGCCAGGCTTCTGTTGGATGCTGCGGCCCTGCCATGTATCCAAGTGCTGTGCCACGACCAGAG GGATATTTGGCCAGCGCTTGGAAGAGACAGTCCAATATGAAAAGAAATATGGACAGCACCTGGCTCCACTGTTGGTGGAGCAATGTGTGGACTTTATCCGGAAGCATGGCCTCATGGAGGAAGGACTCTTCCGCATGCCTGGGCAAGCCAATCTGGTGAAAGAGCTCCAGGACTCCTTTGACTCTGGAGAAAAGCCCTTGTTTGACAG CCACACTGATGTTCACACAGTTGCATCCCTGTTGAAACTTTATCTCCGAGAACTTCCAGAGCCAGTCATTCCTTTCACCCGATATGAAGACTTCCTTTCCTGTGGGCAACTGCTTTCCAAGGACAGAGGGGAG GGGACTTTGGAATTGGCAAAACATGTGAAAAATCTTCCGCAAGCCAACTACAACCTTCTCAAGTACATCTGCAA TTTCCTCGATGAAGTTCAGTCTCACTCCAGCCATAACAAGATGAGCGTCCAGAATCTTGCCACTGTGTTTGGTCCAAATATTCTTCGGTCACAAGTAGAAGACCCGGTAACTATAATGGAAA GTAATTCCCTGGTTCAGCACTTGATGACTGCTTTGATAAGTGAGCATGGGCAGATTTTTGCCGACTCTCTCACGAAGGGCTCAGACAATCAACTGGAAGCTCACTGCCGGTGTCCACATGGTGTCATGGACTGGATCTCAAAGGACGGCAGGTCAGAAAACAAGCTAGAAAGCAGCATTGTCAGCCCTGTTAACTTCCCTCCAGAGGCACCATCTCCTGCAACTGCCGCTGTCATTCAGGAAGGACACGGCAAAAGGACTTGTGACCGCTCTGCGGCCAACCCCAGCAAGGGAGGGCAGATGTTTCCCACTTGGAAATACTCCTTTCAGCCACAGGATGCTGAATCACTCAGGCACAAAATGGGTGGCACTCTGTTGAACAGCCCAAGCTTGCCTTCAAGTGGGAACTGGCTAATGAATGGATTGTACTCCCTTCATGGACACTATAGGCCATCCTCCGGAGGGCTGCTCAAAGACTCAAGATCATCCCAAAGACTTTCTATCTATGACAATGTCCCCATTTCCACTCCCTCTTTCAGTACGCACATTAACACTAATAATGTCACACGGTCAACGTCTTCTTGTGAAATCTCAGCTACCATTGATTCAATCAGTAGCTGTGCTGCCCACCGGGCAACAGACTCCTCAACTTTCAGCTCTCTTCCAATGGAGTGGGTGACCTATAACTCCTTGCTGCACAGTGAAAGCTCCCAAGGGGACAGCATGGAGAGGCCAGAAGaacccagcagcagcaacagtgacCAAAACAGCCTGGCAATTGCTCCCAAAGGTGCAGCTGATTGCTCTGGAGACCTCCAGAGTCTCATCGCTGAGCTGAAAGCAAAGCTGAGCAAACAAAGGGCTGAGTACGAGTCTACCCTCAAAAG AGAAAACAAGCACAGAACTGAGGATGAAGGTGGCAAGATTAGAAGAGGAGCTggatcaagaaaagaagaaatatatgCTGCTGGAGATCAAGCTGAGGAACTCTGA